A window of Carcharodon carcharias isolate sCarCar2 chromosome 27 unlocalized genomic scaffold, sCarCar2.pri SUPER_27_unloc_5, whole genome shotgun sequence genomic DNA:
ggtgtgtcagcaggttggagaactgagtgaatcctttcccgcacacggagcaggtgaatggtctttcTCCAGTGTGATGTCGCTGGTGCGTTATCAGGTTGGACGACTGAGTGAACCCCTTCccgcactcggagcaggtgaacggcctctccccggtgtgaacccgCCGGTGCCTTCGTAGGGTGGACGAGTCACTGAATCGTttcccacactcagtgcaggagaacggcctctccccggtgtggaccCGCTGGTGGGTCTCCAAGGTACAcaaatcactgaatcccttccaacactcagggcaggtgaacggcctctcacCGGTGTGACTGCGACGATGCGTTTCTAGCTGCGATGGGTAATTGAACCCCTTCCCGCAGTcctcacatttccacggtttatCTCCAGTGTGAGTGCGTTGATGATTTTCCAGCAGGAAGGggtaattgaatcccttcccgcagtccccacatttccacggtttctccccagtgtgagtgcgtcgATGATTTTCCAGCAGGGAGGggtaattgaatcccttcccgcagTCCCCACACTTAAAGCGTTTCTCTGTGCTGCGagtgtccttgtgtctctccaggttggacaaatcagttgaagcctcatccacagaaCACATGTACGGTTACCCCCACACTGTGAGGGTTGCGATTCCTTTTCAGTCTGTGTAACTGGTtgaagctctttccacagtcagttgaCTGGAACACTCTCAGTCgctgcttttccagtcacactgatattTGAAATCTTTTCCCATGCACTAACATCTCTCCTTCAAAGTTCAAAAGCCAATTATATTCAGGCCTTGACGATTGGAGTGACTCTGCCAGTTCTTCGTGTGATTTGTTGGTTTCAGTTTTCCATCTGCAAATCTGACGttctgtaaaaggagtttacaaaagtcaGTACGGGATTGAAATACACAGCAGAGAATTCAAACTTGCGTCCAGAATTCCTCCCACCCTCGTGCTCTTTGGGAGCATGTCCCTTCCTCCCAATTTGGGATGCTGTCCTGTCCTGCCCTGCTGTACTCCAAGCCCCCCTCCATCGCTCCTCTTTCTTGAGGTTATGCCTTGCCCTCTCCTCGGGAGCCCAACCACTCTTGTCAGCCCCTCACTGGGCACatgtttccctctccctctttgccCTGGATCTAGGAACCAGCCAACCCATTCTTGGCTACACCGCCCTTGCACCACCCTGCCATCTTGAGCAGCCTGCCCATCATCCTCCACCACCATCATTGCTTGAACATCTAGAAATATTACCCATAATATTCCAACCATTGAACCCTTGTCAATTCCCTTACAAAGGGCAAAATGTTCGGTCCAAATCACCATTAATTTTCTGTACgaattctaaaaaaaaaaataattcatcATTTCTTTTTAATCAATTGTGAATTAATTTGCACTTTGTCGAGACAAACATAGCATCCCAATTGCACCCTTAGTCCCCTCCTGCATCAGCAACAAGCACCTCGCAGCCCTCCCACCCATTTGAGAATTCACTCAGCCCCTGTCAGTTCTGCCTAGCCTCTGAAGCCTACCCTGTCCCAGCAGATTGTGGGCACTCTAACCACACCATCACGGGTATTGTACTGAGGATGCCGGTCATTGGTGGGACAGCAGACCCCAATTACACTTCCTAACTAACTAGGACCCACTGTACAAAGGAGACACATTCCAGGCTTGGGAGCGCCCAACCAGCAGGGCGGGAGGTTCAGCCCCCGCCCTCTGTGATTGGTTGTAGGACGGCCTGGCCCTCCGGGCCCGACATCCGCTCCCTATTGGCCCGGATCCCCGTCCATCCTCCAGCCTGGCGAatcggcggggggggggaggtgggcccAGCCTCCGACCTCTGTGATTGGCCGGAGGACCGTCCGGCCCACCGGGCCCAACGACACTCCTCATTGGTCCAAAGCCACGTCAATCGTCCGCGCGTCGGCGTGACGTCCGCAAGTCCAGCCCCACCGGCTGGGGGAGGATGGCGGGAGGGAAGCCCAGAAGTTACAATGGCGGAAACCGTTTAGCCGTTCAGCTTGTACCTTTGGAGGGAATACGGGAGGAGCTCCTACAATTTAAAAGTACTAATTGAACACTCTGTCTGTAAACTCCCCGCAACAGCGCCGGAAGACAACCGGCTCCGAGGCAGGCGACCAGCGTTGCCATGGGAACCGGCCGCCATCTTGGGGGTGAGAGGAAGGCGGTCGGGTGGATCCGGGCGCATGCACCGCCGCCATCTTGTCGCAGGGAACCGTGAGTGGGCGGGGCCTTGTGTTCCCAACTTTGGTCCCTGTGCCCGGGAGGGACAATCATTGACTTCCAGGGATTTCATTCTCACTCTGCCCAAAACCCATccccacaaacaccctca
This region includes:
- the LOC121273941 gene encoding gastrula zinc finger protein XlCGF26.1-like; protein product: MCSVDEASTDLSNLERHKDTRSTEKRFKCGDCGKGFNYPSLLENHRRTHTGEKPWKCGDCGKGFNYPFLLENHQRTHTGDKPWKCEDCGKGFNYPSQLETHRRSHTGERPFTCPECWKGFSDLCTLETHQRVHTGERPFSCTECGKRFSDSSTLRRHRRVHTGERPFTCSECGKGFTQSSNLITHQRHHTGERPFTCSVCGKGFTQFSNLLTHRRVHTGARPFSCSECGKGFAQLSSLLTHRRIHTGERPFTCSICGNGFSDSSTLRKHQRVHTGERPFTCPECGKGFTQLSNLLTHQRVHTGERPFTCPECGKGFTKLFSLLTHRRIHTGERPFTCSVCGKGFSDSSTLRKHRRSHTGERPFTCTVCGKGFSDSSTLRKHRRIHTGERPFTCTVCEKAFTCSSNLLRHQSRHTD